A stretch of Panthera tigris isolate Pti1 chromosome E2, P.tigris_Pti1_mat1.1, whole genome shotgun sequence DNA encodes these proteins:
- the SLC7A6OS gene encoding probable RNA polymerase II nuclear localization protein SLC7A6OS, with product MEAGRTAVLRVKRKRSAEAVEALVLSCKRLRRGGVESVAQKTPPEDVEREPENNVFQLVATVRSQEEPVQELVRAALRPSRGSQQRIRRELRASAREIRQEGRYRVISSRRSSGIPSGSLESEDVPGNPEATEDGSFQLFDLVHEEGDPETTAAAAAVSSKISDPDVILCNSIELIRERLAVSEDGPRIGHQEEQKDDYVYDIYYLEMATPGWIENILSVQPYSQEWELVNDDQQPEDIYEDDDDENSESNWRNEYPEEENSDGDEDSRGSDEYDSFSEEERGSSRPQMWSKYPLDVQKEFGYDSPHDLDSD from the exons ATGGAGGCCGGGAGGACTGCAGTGCTTCGCGTGAAGCGGAAGCGTAGCGCAGAGGCTGTCGAAGCTCTTGTCCTCTCTTGTAAGCGCCTGCGGAGGGGCGGCGTCGAGTCGGTAGCCCAAAAGACACCTcccgaggatgtggagagagagccagagaataATGTCTTCCAGTTGGTGGCCACCGTGCGCTCCCAG GAGGAGCCAGTCCAGGAGCTCGTTCGAGCCGCCCTGCGCCCTTCCCGGGGCAGCCAGCAGCGTATCCGCCGAGAACTCCGCGCTTCGGCTCGGGAGATCCGACAGGAGGGCCGCTACAGGGTGATTTCTAGCCGCCGATCCTCAGGAATTCCGTCGGGTAGCCTAGAGTCCGAAGACGTGCCGGGAAACCCAGAAGCCACCGAGGACGGAAGCTTCCAGCTGTTCGACCTAGTCCACGAGGAAGGAGACCCAGAgaccaccgccgccgccgccgcagtcTCCTCCAAA ATCTCTGACCCAGATGTGATCCTCTGCAATTCTATAGAGTTGATCCGTGAGCGGTTGGCTGTATCTGAGGATGGACCAAGAATTGGGCACCAGGAGGAACAGAAGGATGACTATGTATATGACATTTACTACTTGGAGATGGCCACTCCAGGATGGATTGAGAACATCCTCTCCGTGCAGCCCTATAGCCAGGAGTGGGAGCTG GTGAATGATGACCAGCAACCAGAAGACATttatgaagatgatgatgatgagaatAGTGAGAGTAACTGGCGCAATGAGTACCCAGAGGAGGAGAACAGTGATGGAGATGAAGATTCCAGAG GCTCTGATGAATACGACAGCTTCAGTGAAGAGGAAAGAGGCAGCAGCAGACCACAGATGTGGAGCAAATACCCTTTGGATGTGCAGAAGGAATTTGGCTATGATAGTCCCCATGACCTGGATTCAGACTGA